The Chloroflexota bacterium genome includes a region encoding these proteins:
- a CDS encoding WecB/TagA/CpsF family glycosyltransferase yields MSEWRVLGVRVDPLTMEEALERLGQFVAQGTPHHVVTVNPEYVMTSRRHPEFRATLEAADLCLADGIGLLWAGRILGRPLPERVAGSDLLPRIAERAAQEGWRLFFLGAQPGVARRAADILQARHPALRIADTYPGSPADDEAPEIVRRVRAAEPDMLFVAYGAPEQDLWIARHRDALAVPVMMGVGGAFDFIAGVVKRAPPRMRQMGLEWLYRLTRQPWRWRRMLALPHFAIRVMAERILGERAW; encoded by the coding sequence ATGAGCGAGTGGCGTGTGTTGGGCGTCCGGGTGGATCCGCTGACGATGGAAGAGGCGCTGGAGCGCCTGGGACAGTTCGTGGCCCAGGGCACCCCGCATCACGTCGTCACCGTGAACCCAGAGTACGTGATGACCTCCCGTCGCCATCCCGAGTTCCGCGCCACCCTGGAGGCAGCCGACCTCTGCCTGGCCGATGGCATCGGGCTGCTCTGGGCGGGACGGATCCTGGGACGCCCCCTGCCGGAGCGAGTGGCCGGCTCCGATCTGCTGCCCCGGATCGCCGAGCGAGCGGCCCAGGAGGGCTGGCGCCTCTTCTTCCTGGGCGCGCAGCCGGGCGTCGCCCGGCGAGCCGCCGATATCCTGCAGGCTCGCCACCCCGCACTTCGCATCGCGGACACATATCCCGGATCGCCCGCCGACGACGAGGCCCCTGAGATCGTGCGACGTGTGCGGGCGGCGGAGCCGGACATGCTATTCGTGGCCTACGGCGCGCCCGAGCAGGACCTGTGGATCGCCCGCCACCGGGACGCGCTGGCGGTCCCCGTGATGATGGGGGTTGGTGGGGCGTTCGATTTCATCGCCGGCGTGGTCAAACGGGCGCCGCCCCGGATGCGGCAGATGGGGCTGGAGTGGCTCTACCGGCTGACCCGGCAGCCGTGGCGGTGGCGGCGCATGCTGGCCCTACCCCACTTCGCCATCCGGGTGATGGCGGAGCGTATCCTGGGAGAGAGAGCATGGTGA
- a CDS encoding ribokinase: protein MVTETTTLVRRLAGHRVVVIGDLILDEYLVGRATRLSREAPVPVLEYMRSFTVLGGAANPAHNVAALGGQAAVVGLVGDDADARRLMDQMTAAGLDTSGVVVSPGRCTTVKTRIVAEGSLIFAQHLARIDRVRREPVTGEALEQLQTHIRRLAAEADALLISDYRSGVVVPALVETARDAAREHGLLLAVDSQGRLDAFPGFDLVKCNRAEAEAQWGRPLAGDRDLERAATELRSRLRAGALVITRGPEGMTIAAHDRPVLHLPAANRSEVFDVTGAGDTVIAVMTLALAAGLETPVAARLANAAAGLVVRRLGNVTVSPEELADVLQAMDGG, encoded by the coding sequence ATGGTGACAGAGACGACGACCCTCGTCAGACGACTGGCCGGACACCGGGTTGTGGTCATCGGCGACCTGATCCTGGATGAGTACCTGGTCGGGCGGGCCACGCGGCTGAGCCGGGAGGCGCCCGTCCCCGTGCTGGAGTATATGCGCAGCTTCACCGTGCTGGGGGGCGCCGCCAATCCGGCGCACAACGTAGCAGCCCTGGGGGGACAGGCGGCCGTGGTCGGCCTGGTGGGGGACGACGCCGACGCCCGCCGGCTGATGGATCAGATGACAGCGGCCGGGCTGGACACCAGCGGCGTCGTGGTGAGCCCGGGACGATGCACCACGGTGAAGACCCGGATCGTGGCGGAGGGATCCCTGATCTTCGCCCAACACCTGGCGCGCATCGATCGGGTGCGGCGGGAGCCGGTGACCGGCGAGGCATTGGAGCAGCTACAGACGCACATCCGACGTCTGGCCGCCGAGGCGGACGCGCTGCTCATCTCAGACTATCGATCGGGTGTGGTGGTCCCCGCGCTGGTGGAGACGGCAAGGGATGCCGCCCGTGAACATGGGCTCCTGTTGGCAGTGGACTCCCAGGGCCGGCTGGACGCCTTTCCCGGGTTCGACCTGGTCAAATGCAACCGGGCCGAGGCGGAGGCGCAATGGGGCCGCCCGCTGGCAGGAGACCGGGACCTTGAGCGGGCGGCGACGGAGCTGCGATCCCGACTGAGGGCGGGCGCCCTGGTGATCACCCGAGGACCCGAGGGCATGACCATCGCCGCCCACGACCGGCCTGTGCTCCACCTCCCGGCGGCGAATCGATCGGAGGTGTTCGACGTCACCGGGGCAGGCGACACGGTGATCGCCGTGATGACGCTGGCGCTGGCGGCGGGGCTGGAGACGCCGGTCGCGGCGCGCCTGGCCAACGCGGCGGCCGGGCTCGTGGTGCGTCGGCTGGGAAACGTCACCGTCTCCCCGGAGGAGCTGGCCGACGTTTTGCAGGCGATGGATGGCGGATGA
- a CDS encoding M28 family peptidase yields the protein MGHPHPGLVPAVEQRLLDEISIEEPWALIERFSTLVRESGSEDERTAAQYIADRLQALGVPHTVYQPELYLSVPRSASVTIEGGSRTIQAKAPSFSANTGPKGLTGELVYVPPAETRFFDEIFDPTGIPDVDVRGKIVLAEGFGGPGPAYDFEQRGAIGQIYINPGERIHWGICTTIWGTPDLDTLPRKPKTPVVAINHPDGEALKAALAQGPVHVTIHTDLAEGWMTCPLVVAEIPGTEEPEKFLLVHGHLDSWDVGIGDNAVGDATLLELARIFWKHRDLLKRSIRIAWWPGHSTGRYAGSTWYADTFAIDLAENCIAQVNIDSPGCRWATEYYDISWMAEAEPFCQQAIRDATGKEAEGGRPYQAGDYSFNNIGITSFFMLLSSMPKELIEEKGYYPVGGCGGNIGWHTEDDTLELADRDNLLRDLRVYVTAISRVANARLYPFNFVHLADEFLGTLARYQEAGRGRFDLSPVIEEAQALREELVRFHAQAAEADDPRPYNEAMLRLARVLVPINYTRHGRFRTEPAVSVPPLPDLAPIMDLGTMDPDSDMARFTQAHLVRGRNRVIWALREARAIAARACS from the coding sequence GTGGGCCATCCCCATCCCGGGCTCGTCCCGGCCGTTGAACAGCGCTTGCTTGACGAGATCTCCATCGAGGAGCCGTGGGCGCTCATCGAGCGGTTCTCCACGCTCGTCCGGGAATCGGGCAGCGAGGACGAGCGCACCGCGGCCCAATACATCGCCGATCGCCTGCAAGCGCTCGGCGTGCCTCACACGGTGTACCAGCCCGAGCTGTACCTCAGCGTCCCGCGCTCGGCCAGCGTCACCATCGAAGGCGGATCGCGCACCATCCAGGCCAAGGCCCCCAGCTTCTCCGCCAACACGGGCCCCAAGGGGCTTACCGGCGAACTCGTCTACGTCCCCCCTGCGGAGACCCGCTTCTTCGACGAGATCTTCGATCCCACGGGGATCCCGGACGTGGACGTGCGCGGCAAAATCGTGCTGGCGGAGGGGTTCGGCGGCCCCGGCCCCGCTTACGACTTCGAGCAGCGGGGCGCCATCGGCCAGATCTACATCAACCCGGGCGAGCGCATCCACTGGGGCATCTGCACGACCATCTGGGGCACGCCCGATCTGGACACGCTGCCCCGCAAGCCCAAGACCCCCGTCGTGGCCATCAACCACCCGGACGGGGAGGCGCTGAAGGCCGCACTGGCCCAGGGCCCTGTGCACGTCACCATCCACACCGACCTGGCGGAAGGGTGGATGACCTGCCCCCTGGTCGTGGCCGAGATCCCGGGGACGGAGGAGCCGGAGAAGTTCCTCCTGGTGCACGGGCACCTCGACTCCTGGGACGTGGGCATCGGCGACAACGCCGTAGGGGATGCGACGCTCCTGGAGCTGGCCCGGATCTTCTGGAAACATCGGGACCTGCTCAAGCGCAGCATCCGGATCGCCTGGTGGCCGGGGCACTCCACGGGCCGCTACGCGGGCTCCACCTGGTATGCGGACACCTTCGCCATCGACCTGGCGGAGAATTGCATCGCCCAGGTGAACATCGACAGCCCGGGCTGCCGCTGGGCCACGGAATACTACGACATCTCGTGGATGGCGGAGGCGGAACCGTTCTGCCAGCAGGCTATCCGGGACGCCACGGGAAAGGAGGCCGAGGGAGGACGCCCCTACCAGGCCGGAGACTACTCCTTCAACAACATCGGCATCACCTCCTTCTTCATGCTCCTGTCCTCCATGCCCAAAGAGCTGATCGAGGAGAAGGGCTACTACCCGGTCGGCGGGTGCGGCGGGAACATCGGCTGGCACACCGAGGACGACACCCTGGAGCTGGCCGATCGGGACAACCTGCTGCGGGACCTGCGCGTGTATGTGACCGCCATCAGCCGGGTGGCCAACGCCCGGCTGTACCCCTTCAATTTCGTGCATCTGGCGGACGAGTTCCTGGGCACGCTCGCCCGATACCAGGAGGCGGGCCGGGGGCGATTCGACCTCTCGCCCGTCATCGAGGAGGCCCAGGCGCTGCGAGAGGAGCTGGTCCGCTTCCACGCCCAGGCGGCCGAGGCCGACGATCCCCGCCCCTACAACGAGGCCATGCTGCGGCTGGCCCGGGTGTTGGTGCCCATCAACTACACCCGCCACGGCCGCTTCCGCACCGAGCCGGCCGTCTCCGTCCCGCCGCTGCCCGATCTGGCGCCGATCATGGATCTGGGGACGATGGACCCCGACAGCGACATGGCCCGCTTCACCCAGGCGCACCTGGTGCGCGGGCGCAACCGGGTCATCTGGGCGCTGCGAGAGGCACGAGCGATCGCGGCCCGAGCATGCTCTTAA
- a CDS encoding hydrogenase expression protein HupH: protein MMRIVYVVPGPMGSSPEGKAELERRGRLLQEFAAPGTQVDIVDVPQGPASIESMYEEYISIPATVELMLEMEAQGYDAAILGCFGDPGLDAMREMLTMPVVGPGEASFLTAAMLGHQFSVITIMQSVVAPTRWQVRKAGVGEKLASVRAIDVPVLELARDRQATLEKMIAEGRRAMEEDDADVLVLGCMTMGFLMVAEDLSDALGIPVVNPSRTSLKVAEMLVGARLTHSKRAYMTPPKLAAGKAKGSKGLLVTKGK from the coding sequence ATGATGCGCATCGTCTACGTGGTGCCGGGCCCCATGGGAAGCTCGCCCGAGGGCAAGGCCGAGCTGGAGCGACGGGGCAGGCTCCTGCAGGAGTTCGCCGCGCCCGGCACCCAGGTGGACATCGTGGACGTGCCCCAGGGGCCAGCCTCCATCGAGTCCATGTATGAGGAGTACATCAGCATCCCGGCGACCGTGGAGCTGATGCTGGAGATGGAGGCCCAGGGCTACGACGCGGCCATCCTGGGCTGCTTCGGCGACCCGGGGCTGGACGCCATGCGGGAGATGCTGACCATGCCCGTGGTCGGCCCGGGCGAGGCGTCGTTCCTGACGGCCGCCATGTTGGGGCACCAGTTCTCCGTCATCACCATCATGCAGAGCGTGGTGGCGCCCACGCGATGGCAGGTGCGCAAGGCCGGCGTGGGGGAGAAGCTGGCCTCGGTGCGGGCCATCGATGTGCCCGTCCTGGAGCTGGCACGCGACCGCCAAGCCACGCTGGAGAAGATGATCGCCGAGGGCCGCAGAGCCATGGAGGAGGACGACGCCGACGTGCTGGTGCTGGGATGCATGACCATGGGCTTCCTCATGGTGGCGGAGGACCTGTCCGACGCCCTGGGGATCCCGGTCGTGAACCCCTCCCGCACCAGCCTGAAGGTGGCGGAGATGCTGGTCGGCGCACGGCTGACCCACTCCAAGCGAGCGTACATGACGCCGCCCAAGCTGGCGGCGGGGAAGGCGAAGGGAAGCAAAGGGCTTCTCGTCACCAAAGGGAAATAA